One window of the Runella slithyformis DSM 19594 genome contains the following:
- a CDS encoding ABC transporter ATP-binding protein, producing the protein MKLTIQHLSKTYSNGVQALKEVSLTIHQGMFGLLGPNGAGKSSLMRTIATLQEADSGSITLDDVDVLHQKEEVRKVLGYLPQEFGVYPRVSAETMLDHIADLKGIANGRERKEIVTGLLQKVNLYEARKKNLGTYSGGMKQRFGIAQALIGNPKLIIVDEPTAGLDPAERNRFHNLLSEIGENTIVILSTHIVEDVTNLCADMAIICLGEVVAKGNPNDLVAALNGKVFKKLIEKSELGHYREAYQVISTSLKMGKTQIRVISEEPLTDFELATPDLEDVYFSEITARQGLAV; encoded by the coding sequence ATGAAACTAACCATCCAACATCTCTCCAAAACCTATTCCAACGGAGTCCAGGCACTCAAAGAGGTATCGCTTACCATTCATCAGGGCATGTTCGGTCTCCTGGGCCCCAACGGTGCGGGTAAATCGTCGCTGATGCGTACCATTGCCACGTTGCAGGAAGCCGACAGCGGCAGCATCACCCTCGACGATGTCGATGTGCTGCACCAAAAAGAAGAAGTCCGCAAAGTACTGGGTTATTTACCGCAGGAATTCGGCGTGTATCCCCGCGTCAGTGCGGAAACCATGCTCGACCACATTGCCGATCTAAAGGGAATTGCCAACGGTCGCGAGCGCAAAGAAATCGTCACGGGGCTGTTGCAGAAGGTCAACCTGTATGAGGCACGTAAAAAGAATTTGGGAACCTATTCGGGAGGAATGAAACAGCGGTTTGGGATTGCCCAGGCCCTGATCGGAAACCCTAAGCTCATTATTGTTGACGAACCTACCGCCGGCCTCGACCCGGCCGAGCGCAACCGTTTTCATAATTTATTGTCGGAGATCGGTGAAAACACCATTGTGATTCTATCCACCCACATCGTAGAAGACGTCACCAACCTGTGTGCCGACATGGCCATCATTTGCCTGGGCGAGGTCGTTGCCAAAGGCAACCCCAACGATCTGGTGGCGGCTCTCAACGGCAAAGTGTTTAAAAAGCTCATCGAAAAATCAGAACTGGGCCACTACCGGGAAGCCTATCAGGTGATCTCGACTTCTTTGAAAATGGGCAAGACCCAGATTCGCGTCATTTCGGAAGAGCCGCTCACCGACTTCGAGCTTGCCACGCCCGATCTGGAAGATGTTTATTTCTCCGAAATCACAGCCCGTCAGGGATTAGCGGTCTAA
- a CDS encoding ABC transporter permease/M1 family aminopeptidase: MFSKILKFELSYRFKRPATWGYWLVMLLFSLLLALFGSVGIGGGSSEKVFINGPAQASVFIAVLCVFGVLLATAVMGVPVYRDIEHKTQSYYFSYPISEKGYLMGRFMGSFLTLLFIGSGMIVGHLLGCFIGKTFDVGDNAERVGPFSLINYLWPYLIVGIPNLFFAGSLFFSLVALTRRVFVTYAGGVILLVGYLVATSLMSDLDNKQLASLLDPFGLNALDDLMRYWTVSEQNSRLIPLTDNFLYNRLIWTAVGLLPLLYLLWRFDFRRFLAPAPQKKLKKEAKSRAATSSVSLAQLPVAQKMYSTGRFMGQMFSMAKIEFRNIIRDPFFIAILLAAALFLFLDSQYNGMMYGTDSLPTTYLMLESKDGTFYFIVIILIIFITGEVVHRDRTVNFHLIADALPLPNWLVYGSKFLAMLGVMLLIPVIGILCGMIWQTLKGYFDYQLGLYLQGYAVPILQWTFLTMITFLIHTLVNNKMTGHVVNIAFWAILYGTRAFSEYKYALLYFNAVPTGTYSDMNGFGFTENTVWYVLCWGGLAAVFLVIGNLFWSRGTETNFKNRLQLMKQRFTPLTGALLSVFTLVWLGSAGYIYYNQSILNTYRTAEEGRERQVTYEQKYRKYYLKPQPKVTAVKVAVDLYPKQRMADARGRFVIKNKHSKPLDSLILNLSTGFPHYRMSLKIDGVEPQKVLNDTALRFYIYKLPKTLMPNDTAVVEIVSHGEFRGFRQSGEDQFTVTDNGTFMNQGDLFPSIGYSVQGELQSERYRKKYKLPIREFEMPTRQDSAGLQNFLFTQEADWVTFDGTVSTDPDQLAVMPGTLQKEWTQNDASGRSRKYFHYLQNESMDMFFNVASAKYAVHRETIKNSDGQDIKVEIFHHPTHGKNISHFMNGLKDALRYCSSNFTPYQFKQMRIMEFPRYQTFAQSFPNTIMYSENFGFLADFSDPNKTDYAYYVTAHEVAHQWWGHQVMPSFTRGGNNIAEALAEYSSHMVLHHAYGPDVMQDRLKYALDQYLRGRGTESKGEQPLMDNESGAYIWYGKGTLTFYALQDMVGEQKLNGWLRDYAKATAFRQKAPFTTTDEWYNSIYSQTPDSLKYFVEDCIKKIALYENKVTKVEAQPLKGDQYKVKLTVETKKLYYDKTGKEIAQGKTPNYIDIGVFAEETKNKIGMKKKVPLYLHKHKLSPGTHTIELVVKGKPVKGGIDPYNKLIDRISDDNVTKVELL; encoded by the coding sequence ATGTTCTCAAAAATACTTAAGTTCGAACTCAGCTACCGGTTCAAGCGTCCCGCTACGTGGGGATATTGGCTGGTCATGTTGTTATTCTCGCTGCTGTTGGCCCTGTTCGGCTCCGTCGGCATTGGCGGCGGCTCTTCCGAAAAAGTGTTTATCAACGGCCCTGCACAGGCCAGTGTTTTCATTGCGGTGCTGTGCGTCTTCGGGGTGTTGCTCGCTACGGCGGTAATGGGCGTACCCGTTTATCGCGACATTGAGCACAAAACCCAATCGTATTATTTCAGTTATCCCATCAGCGAAAAAGGCTACCTCATGGGCCGCTTTATGGGCTCCTTCCTGACGCTGCTGTTCATCGGCTCGGGCATGATCGTCGGCCACCTGTTGGGGTGCTTTATCGGCAAAACCTTTGACGTCGGCGATAATGCTGAGCGCGTAGGTCCGTTCAGTCTCATTAATTACCTCTGGCCTTACCTCATCGTTGGCATTCCCAACCTGTTCTTTGCGGGAAGCCTGTTTTTCAGTTTGGTGGCCCTTACACGGCGGGTTTTTGTGACCTATGCGGGCGGCGTCATTCTGCTGGTCGGCTACCTTGTGGCGACCTCGCTGATGTCAGACCTGGACAACAAACAACTGGCGTCACTGCTTGACCCGTTTGGCCTGAATGCCTTGGATGATCTGATGCGCTACTGGACCGTTTCCGAACAGAACAGCCGTTTGATCCCATTGACCGACAACTTTCTGTACAATCGTCTGATCTGGACTGCGGTAGGTTTATTACCGCTCCTTTATCTGTTATGGCGTTTTGACTTCCGGCGTTTTTTGGCACCCGCACCGCAGAAAAAGCTCAAAAAGGAAGCAAAAAGCCGGGCCGCAACCTCTTCCGTGTCGTTGGCGCAATTGCCCGTCGCTCAGAAAATGTACTCGACCGGCCGTTTTATGGGGCAAATGTTCAGCATGGCCAAAATTGAGTTCCGAAACATCATCCGTGACCCGTTCTTTATTGCTATTCTGTTGGCAGCGGCACTGTTTTTGTTTCTCGACAGTCAATACAACGGGATGATGTACGGCACTGATTCACTGCCGACTACGTATTTAATGCTGGAATCCAAAGACGGCACCTTTTACTTCATCGTCATCATTCTCATCATATTCATTACGGGCGAGGTGGTCCACCGCGACCGAACCGTTAATTTTCACCTCATCGCCGATGCCCTGCCATTGCCCAATTGGCTGGTGTACGGTTCTAAATTTTTAGCCATGTTGGGCGTCATGCTGCTGATTCCGGTCATCGGCATCTTATGCGGTATGATCTGGCAAACCTTAAAAGGCTATTTTGATTATCAATTGGGCCTTTACCTGCAAGGGTATGCCGTTCCCATTCTGCAATGGACCTTTCTGACCATGATCACGTTTTTAATCCATACATTGGTCAATAATAAAATGACGGGCCACGTGGTCAACATCGCGTTTTGGGCCATTTTATATGGCACGCGGGCTTTTTCCGAATACAAATACGCGTTGCTTTATTTTAACGCCGTGCCGACGGGGACGTATTCCGACATGAACGGTTTTGGATTTACCGAAAACACCGTTTGGTACGTACTGTGCTGGGGCGGGTTAGCCGCCGTATTTTTGGTGATCGGAAACCTGTTTTGGTCGCGCGGGACGGAAACCAACTTCAAAAACCGCCTGCAATTGATGAAACAGCGTTTTACACCGCTGACCGGTGCGTTGCTGAGCGTATTTACGTTGGTTTGGTTGGGCTCGGCAGGCTATATTTATTACAACCAAAGTATATTAAATACCTACCGCACCGCCGAAGAAGGACGTGAGCGTCAGGTAACATACGAGCAAAAATACCGTAAATATTACCTCAAGCCCCAGCCTAAAGTAACGGCCGTGAAGGTGGCGGTAGACCTGTACCCCAAACAACGTATGGCCGACGCGCGCGGACGCTTTGTCATTAAAAACAAACACAGCAAACCGCTGGACTCGCTCATTCTGAACCTCAGCACGGGTTTTCCTCATTATAGAATGAGCCTCAAAATTGATGGGGTCGAGCCTCAGAAGGTATTGAACGATACCGCCTTGCGGTTCTACATTTATAAATTACCCAAAACCCTGATGCCCAACGATACAGCAGTGGTTGAAATCGTATCGCACGGAGAGTTCAGGGGATTCAGGCAGAGCGGCGAAGATCAATTTACGGTTACCGACAACGGCACTTTTATGAATCAGGGGGATTTATTCCCGAGCATCGGGTACAGCGTACAAGGGGAATTGCAATCGGAACGTTATCGTAAAAAATACAAATTGCCGATTCGGGAGTTTGAAATGCCCACCCGTCAAGACTCCGCCGGCTTACAGAACTTTTTGTTTACGCAGGAAGCCGATTGGGTTACTTTTGACGGCACCGTGAGTACTGACCCTGACCAACTGGCGGTAATGCCCGGCACGTTACAAAAAGAATGGACCCAAAACGATGCGTCAGGTCGGTCGCGTAAGTATTTTCACTACCTGCAAAACGAGAGCATGGACATGTTCTTCAACGTTGCTTCGGCCAAGTATGCCGTTCACCGCGAAACCATCAAAAACTCTGACGGACAGGACATCAAAGTGGAGATATTCCATCACCCCACGCACGGAAAAAACATCAGTCATTTCATGAACGGACTGAAAGACGCGCTGCGCTATTGCTCGTCCAACTTCACCCCATATCAGTTTAAGCAAATGCGCATCATGGAGTTTCCCCGCTACCAAACCTTTGCGCAGTCGTTTCCGAATACGATCATGTATTCCGAAAACTTTGGGTTTCTGGCTGATTTCTCCGACCCCAACAAAACCGATTATGCCTACTACGTCACTGCCCACGAAGTGGCGCATCAGTGGTGGGGACATCAGGTGATGCCGAGCTTTACGCGGGGCGGCAACAACATTGCGGAGGCGCTTGCCGAATACAGCTCCCACATGGTGTTGCACCACGCCTACGGCCCCGACGTCATGCAGGATCGCCTGAAATACGCCCTTGACCAGTATTTGCGGGGTCGCGGTACGGAAAGCAAAGGCGAACAACCGCTCATGGACAACGAGTCAGGGGCGTACATTTGGTACGGAAAAGGCACGCTGACCTTCTACGCCCTACAGGACATGGTAGGTGAACAAAAACTGAACGGCTGGCTGCGTGACTATGCCAAAGCAACGGCTTTCCGCCAAAAAGCACCGTTTACCACCACCGACGAATGGTACAACAGTATTTATTCCCAAACGCCCGATTCGCTCAAATACTTTGTGGAAGACTGCATTAAGAAAATTGCGCTGTACGAAAACAAAGTAACCAAAGTGGAAGCCCAACCGCTCAAAGGCGATCAATACAAAGTGAAGCTGACCGTAGAGACCAAGAAACTCTACTACGACAAAACAGGTAAAGAAATCGCGCAGGGAAAAACGCCTAATTATATTGACATCGGGGTGTTTGCGGAGGAAACCAAGAACAAGATCGGCATGAAGAAGAAAGTGCCTCTGTATCTCCACAAACACAAACTCTCGCCCGGCACACACACCATTGAACTGGTAGTCAAGGGCAAACCCGTCAAAGGCGGTATCGACCCGTACAACAAACTCATTGATCGGATTTCCGATGACAATGTGACGAAAGTGGAACTATTGTAA
- a CDS encoding GNAT family N-acetyltransferase, whose product MMPYHLRRWQPGDEPALAKYANNDRIWRNVRDSFPHPYTLDDAYQWIQLCEAEKQPTVFAIDVDGEAVGGVGIILQKDVFRKNAEIGYWLAEPFWGRGIMAEAVKEMTEYAFRHFEIHRIYAGVFEYNSASMRVLEKAGYAFEAILRKSVFKEEKLWNEHVYVKFREEKNSPDKG is encoded by the coding sequence ATGATGCCTTATCATCTGCGCCGTTGGCAGCCGGGCGACGAACCGGCCCTGGCCAAATATGCCAACAATGACCGCATTTGGCGAAATGTGCGCGACTCTTTTCCGCATCCGTATACCCTCGATGATGCTTATCAATGGATTCAACTGTGTGAAGCCGAAAAACAACCCACCGTATTTGCCATCGACGTCGATGGGGAAGCTGTGGGTGGGGTAGGCATTATTCTTCAAAAAGATGTTTTTCGTAAAAATGCCGAGATTGGCTATTGGCTGGCCGAGCCTTTTTGGGGAAGGGGAATCATGGCGGAAGCGGTGAAAGAAATGACCGAATATGCCTTTAGGCACTTTGAAATACACCGTATATACGCAGGCGTGTTTGAGTACAATTCCGCGTCGATGCGCGTGTTGGAAAAGGCAGGATATGCGTTTGAAGCTATTTTACGCAAGTCCGTTTTCAAAGAAGAAAAATTGTGGAATGAGCACGTTTATGTAAAATTCAGAGAAGAAAAAAACAGCCCTGATAAGGGGTAA
- a CDS encoding S9 family peptidase: MKKLFVLLGFILSTAALAQPKPKPTMAWKDVLTWKSIPGFGGTQLSPDGQWYAYVLSTYESDAELIIQKTTDSTKYVYPIGAPSFVQMSFSDNSKWIAFKVFAKDKDKKAAAKPGGKPVPDKVFLVELASNKKTEFDRVKSFAFNGEKVSHLAVLLTAAGAGPSGPPSGGASDAAKGSDLLLFDLATSKTQNVGNVSEMAFDKSGNWLALTIDANEKAGNGVQLRNMTTGIMLTMDNDKARYQSLNWTEKGDGLALLKSTKDEKYKNERVGVLGIKNFGTMPELTAYEPKTDSVNFPKDMTVSPNRAPYWSEDLTRLFFGIHKLELAKKDDKKPAEAKKDSTKKLSDVEKLAKIKADTTLKTIEDLQKALAKIKADTTKSAVAAKPDDTEKPEVTVWHWQDKRLQSRQQVQEPQDKNRSFLSMYDVAAKKFVQLADSMLKNVSVAPKQLYALGTEDSKYELETSLDGQNYQDVYLVDLKTGKREKIREKHYLPNFWAGPQPSPDGTKFLYWEGTQYFVYDMVNKTSRNITQEIKTSFVDKDDDRNQKTPPVGMIGWSSDSKSVLLSDGWDIWQVPTDPKDAKGKALTALNLTQNGKRDKIRYEQRYQLDPEEKGIDLKKPIYVRMYGEWTKKSGLARIENGKTLVVKPLIWEDAAIGSLTKAKKADVFVFAKETFTKPRQYFVSNNAELTSEKQLTKNAPMFDKYAWSAGTRLVDYVSDKGDTLQGALFLPAGYEQGKKYPTIIYYYEKLSQTLHNFSNPGYSGTGWNPAIYTSNGYAVFIPDIVYKFNDPGMSAVWCILPGVKAALKTGVIDEARMGIHGHSWGGYQTSFLITQTNMFKAAAAGAPLTDMISMYNLIYKNSGTSNGQIFEGSQGRLVAPWENWDAYHRNSPIYHVTKVQTPLLLLHNDADGAVDFTQGVEFYTALRRLKKPVVMMQYKGENHGLAKQPNRKDYSVRMMEFFDAHLKGKPAPEWWSKGIPRLDLDKHLENRIFEN, from the coding sequence ATGAAAAAACTCTTTGTGCTATTAGGGTTCATCCTCAGCACAGCCGCACTTGCTCAACCTAAGCCCAAGCCGACGATGGCGTGGAAAGACGTGTTGACGTGGAAATCCATTCCCGGTTTTGGCGGTACGCAACTTTCTCCCGACGGGCAGTGGTACGCTTACGTACTCAGCACCTACGAAAGTGATGCTGAACTCATCATTCAAAAAACGACCGACTCCACCAAATACGTGTACCCTATTGGTGCGCCGTCGTTTGTGCAAATGAGTTTTTCGGACAACAGCAAATGGATTGCATTCAAAGTTTTTGCCAAAGACAAAGACAAAAAAGCCGCTGCAAAGCCCGGCGGCAAGCCGGTGCCGGACAAAGTATTTTTGGTGGAATTGGCGTCCAACAAAAAAACGGAGTTTGACCGCGTCAAGTCCTTTGCCTTCAACGGCGAAAAAGTATCGCATTTGGCGGTATTGCTCACGGCGGCAGGTGCAGGTCCTTCCGGCCCTCCAAGCGGCGGCGCTTCTGACGCAGCCAAAGGTTCCGATCTGTTACTGTTTGACTTAGCCACGAGCAAAACCCAAAACGTAGGCAATGTATCGGAAATGGCCTTTGACAAGTCGGGTAATTGGCTGGCATTGACGATTGATGCCAACGAAAAAGCAGGTAACGGCGTGCAGCTGCGCAACATGACCACGGGCATTATGCTCACCATGGACAACGACAAGGCCCGTTACCAATCGCTCAACTGGACCGAAAAAGGCGATGGCCTGGCGTTGCTCAAAAGTACAAAGGACGAAAAATACAAAAACGAACGCGTGGGCGTATTGGGCATTAAAAACTTCGGTACTATGCCCGAGTTGACCGCGTATGAACCTAAAACTGACAGCGTCAACTTCCCGAAAGACATGACAGTCAGTCCCAACCGGGCGCCGTATTGGTCAGAAGATCTGACGCGTTTGTTTTTTGGCATCCATAAATTGGAATTGGCGAAGAAAGACGATAAAAAGCCTGCTGAAGCCAAGAAAGACAGTACCAAGAAACTTTCGGACGTGGAGAAATTAGCCAAAATCAAGGCCGATACCACGCTCAAAACCATTGAGGATTTACAAAAAGCGTTGGCAAAAATCAAAGCCGATACGACCAAATCGGCCGTTGCCGCCAAACCGGACGATACCGAAAAACCCGAAGTGACCGTGTGGCATTGGCAGGACAAACGCCTGCAATCCCGGCAGCAGGTTCAGGAACCGCAGGACAAAAACCGCAGCTTCCTGTCGATGTATGACGTAGCCGCCAAAAAATTTGTGCAATTGGCCGACAGCATGCTTAAAAACGTATCGGTTGCCCCTAAGCAGTTGTACGCTTTGGGCACTGAGGATTCCAAGTATGAGTTAGAGACCAGTCTCGACGGTCAAAATTACCAGGATGTATATCTGGTAGACTTGAAAACGGGCAAGCGCGAGAAAATCCGTGAGAAACATTATTTACCTAATTTTTGGGCCGGTCCTCAACCCTCACCCGACGGAACCAAGTTTCTGTATTGGGAAGGAACGCAGTATTTTGTGTATGACATGGTCAACAAAACCTCCCGCAACATTACCCAAGAAATAAAAACGTCGTTTGTCGATAAGGACGATGACCGCAACCAAAAAACGCCTCCCGTAGGAATGATCGGCTGGAGCAGCGACAGCAAATCAGTTCTGTTGAGCGACGGATGGGATATTTGGCAGGTACCGACTGACCCGAAAGATGCCAAAGGGAAAGCGTTGACCGCTCTCAATTTAACCCAAAACGGCAAACGCGACAAGATACGCTATGAGCAGCGCTACCAGCTCGACCCCGAAGAAAAAGGAATTGATCTGAAAAAACCGATCTATGTACGTATGTACGGCGAATGGACCAAAAAGAGCGGTTTGGCACGCATTGAAAATGGCAAAACATTAGTTGTAAAACCTTTGATTTGGGAAGATGCTGCCATCGGAAGCTTGACCAAGGCCAAAAAAGCCGATGTATTTGTGTTTGCCAAAGAAACCTTCACGAAGCCCCGTCAGTATTTTGTGAGCAATAACGCAGAATTAACTTCCGAAAAACAACTCACCAAAAACGCGCCGATGTTTGATAAATACGCCTGGTCGGCGGGTACACGTTTGGTAGATTATGTGAGCGATAAAGGGGATACATTGCAGGGAGCGTTGTTTCTGCCGGCCGGCTATGAGCAGGGCAAAAAATACCCGACCATCATTTATTACTACGAAAAACTTTCGCAAACGCTGCATAACTTCTCTAACCCGGGCTATTCGGGCACGGGCTGGAATCCCGCCATTTATACCTCCAACGGCTACGCGGTCTTTATACCGGACATTGTCTACAAATTCAACGATCCGGGCATGTCGGCCGTGTGGTGTATATTGCCGGGCGTAAAAGCAGCCCTCAAAACGGGTGTGATCGACGAAGCCCGCATGGGTATTCACGGGCATTCATGGGGTGGTTATCAAACCAGTTTCCTCATTACCCAGACCAATATGTTTAAAGCCGCCGCCGCGGGAGCACCGCTGACCGACATGATCTCAATGTACAATTTGATCTATAAAAACAGCGGTACCAGCAACGGTCAGATCTTTGAAGGCTCGCAGGGACGGTTGGTGGCTCCGTGGGAAAACTGGGATGCCTATCACCGCAACTCCCCTATTTATCACGTCACCAAAGTACAAACGCCTCTGTTGCTCCTGCACAATGATGCCGACGGTGCCGTGGATTTTACGCAGGGAGTGGAATTTTACACGGCCCTGCGTCGGTTGAAAAAGCCCGTGGTGATGATGCAGTACAAAGGCGAAAATCACGGCTTGGCCAAGCAACCCAACCGTAAAGATTATTCGGTACGAATGATGGAGTTTTTTGATGCTCATCTGAAAGGCAAGCCTGCCCCCGAATGGTGGTCAAAAGGAATTCCCCGCCTTGACCTGGACAAACACCTGGAAAATCGCATTTTTGAAAACTAA
- a CDS encoding sugar phosphate isomerase/epimerase family protein yields MLKLGFVSAILADFGYEHVIDFAANHGFSCVEIMCWPSNNADARRYAGVTHIDADRVLTDSTYAHNLIHYAKEKKVTISALGYYPNPLDPDAEKAAFYQAHIRQLIKAAAKLGLHNVNTFIGRDPAKSITENLKTFGNVWPDIVKLAEAHNVKIGIENCPMFFTDDEWPGGKNLATTPAVWDRMFEIIPSPILGLNYDPSHMIWQMMDEAKPIYDYKNRLHHIHLKDAKLYKEKLDRVGIMANPLEYHSPKLPGLGDVNWRKFFAALTDVRYRGPVCIEVEDKAYESSIDDVKEAILTSRNYLRQFLG; encoded by the coding sequence ATGTTAAAACTCGGATTTGTAAGCGCCATTCTGGCTGATTTTGGCTACGAACACGTGATAGATTTTGCGGCAAATCACGGATTTTCCTGCGTTGAAATAATGTGCTGGCCCTCCAACAACGCCGATGCCCGCCGCTACGCCGGCGTAACGCACATCGACGCCGATCGCGTCCTGACCGACAGTACTTACGCCCACAACCTCATTCATTATGCCAAAGAGAAAAAGGTGACAATCTCGGCATTGGGCTATTACCCCAACCCCTTAGACCCGGACGCCGAAAAAGCCGCCTTCTATCAGGCTCATATCAGACAGTTGATCAAAGCCGCCGCGAAATTGGGACTGCATAACGTCAATACGTTCATCGGTCGCGACCCTGCCAAAAGCATTACCGAAAACCTCAAAACGTTTGGAAATGTGTGGCCGGATATTGTAAAATTGGCCGAAGCCCACAACGTTAAGATCGGCATCGAAAACTGCCCCATGTTTTTTACCGACGACGAGTGGCCCGGCGGCAAAAACCTCGCTACCACCCCTGCCGTGTGGGACCGAATGTTTGAGATCATTCCAAGTCCGATTTTGGGTTTAAATTATGATCCGTCGCACATGATCTGGCAGATGATGGACGAGGCAAAACCCATTTACGACTACAAAAATCGCCTGCATCACATTCACCTCAAAGACGCCAAGCTTTACAAAGAAAAGCTCGACCGAGTGGGCATCATGGCCAATCCGCTGGAGTACCACAGCCCCAAACTTCCGGGCTTGGGCGATGTCAACTGGCGTAAATTCTTTGCGGCCCTGACCGATGTCCGCTACCGGGGCCCGGTATGCATTGAAGTGGAAGACAAAGCTTACGAAAGCAGTATCGACGACGTAAAAGAAGCCATTCTGACGAGCCGAAACTATTTACGGCAATTTTTAGGATAA
- a CDS encoding radical SAM/SPASM domain-containing protein translates to MNRNINDGLNFLSKLSRRRVWNALKVIYSFYESKWTGKARQRGLPMSISFEPTTSCNLRCPECPSGLRSFTRPTGMLEDGLFKKTIDELSDTLMYLIFYFQGEPYLHPKFLELVRYASQKGIYTATSTNAHYLNDATARRTVESGLDRLIVSIDGTTQDVYEQYRVGGKLEKVLDGTRNILKWKRELKSKTPHVVFQFLVVQPNEHQIEDVKRLAKELGVDELGLKTAQIYDYEQGDPLIPTIDKYSRYRQKPDGTYQIKNGLDGHCWKMWHSCVITWDGKVVPCCFDKDAHYRLGDVSETSFQHLWQSDAYRQFRQTLLRSRSEIEMCKNCTEGTQVWA, encoded by the coding sequence ATGAATCGGAACATAAACGACGGGCTCAACTTTTTGTCCAAACTTTCGCGCAGGAGGGTCTGGAATGCCCTGAAGGTGATTTATAGTTTTTACGAATCCAAATGGACAGGCAAAGCCAGGCAGCGCGGTCTGCCGATGAGCATCTCTTTTGAGCCAACCACAAGCTGCAATCTGCGCTGTCCGGAATGTCCCAGCGGCCTGCGGTCATTTACCCGGCCCACGGGCATGCTGGAAGATGGGTTGTTCAAAAAAACCATCGACGAGCTGTCGGACACGCTGATGTACCTCATCTTTTATTTTCAGGGCGAGCCCTACCTGCATCCCAAGTTTTTGGAACTGGTCCGGTACGCCTCCCAAAAAGGCATCTATACCGCCACCTCCACCAATGCCCATTACCTCAACGATGCCACCGCCCGCCGCACGGTAGAAAGTGGCCTCGACCGTCTTATTGTCTCAATCGACGGCACTACACAGGATGTGTATGAACAGTACCGTGTGGGAGGAAAACTGGAAAAGGTGTTGGACGGAACCCGAAATATCCTGAAATGGAAACGTGAACTGAAGTCAAAAACGCCACACGTGGTCTTTCAGTTTTTGGTGGTACAACCCAATGAACACCAGATCGAAGACGTAAAACGATTGGCGAAGGAACTGGGGGTGGATGAACTTGGGCTTAAAACCGCCCAAATTTACGATTACGAGCAGGGCGACCCGCTGATTCCGACCATTGATAAATACTCACGGTACCGTCAAAAACCCGACGGTACGTATCAGATCAAAAACGGTCTCGACGGGCATTGCTGGAAGATGTGGCACTCGTGCGTGATTACGTGGGATGGGAAAGTGGTTCCGTGCTGTTTTGACAAAGACGCTCATTATCGCCTCGGTGATGTGTCGGAAACATCGTTTCAACACCTTTGGCAAAGCGATGCGTACCGTCAGTTTCGCCAAACCCTGCTTCGGTCGCGCTCGGAGATCGAAATGTGTAAAAACTGCACCGAAGGCACACAGGTGTGGGCGTGA
- a CDS encoding DUF418 domain-containing protein, which produces MQWWSFWALSLEAAEPKPWLNLLMSALYDIHCLFLTFFYIVGVTLLLQKQSWQGALQNFAAIGKLALTTQPEYRLHYIGNLPPPPSDSNDRQGIVRAQFPRYSCRLRLRTVSGRGRRE; this is translated from the coding sequence TTGCAGTGGTGGTCCTTTTGGGCATTGTCTTTGGAAGCGGCCGAACCAAAACCGTGGCTCAACTTACTGATGAGCGCCCTGTATGACATTCATTGCCTGTTTTTGACGTTCTTCTACATTGTGGGGGTGACGCTGTTGTTGCAAAAGCAAAGTTGGCAGGGGGCTTTGCAGAATTTTGCCGCCATCGGAAAATTGGCGTTGACCACACAACCGGAATACAGACTTCATTACATTGGCAATCTTCCACCACCACCATCGGACAGCAATGACCGGCAGGGCATTGTCCGGGCGCAATTTCCACGATATAGTTGCCGGCTTCGGCTACGGACAGTGTCCGGGCGGGGGAGGAGAGAATGA
- the smpB gene encoding SsrA-binding protein SmpB — MSRTINISNRRASFEYFFLETYTAGVVLTGTEIKSIREGKVNLTDAYCIFQDGELLVHHLHISPYEKGTYANHNPTRDRKLLLKKRELKKLQLKLKDQGLTVVPTRIFINEKGLAKVDVALAKGKKLYDKRETIKERDLKRGHDE; from the coding sequence ATGAGCAGAACCATTAATATAAGTAACCGCCGCGCCTCGTTTGAGTACTTCTTTTTGGAGACCTACACGGCCGGAGTAGTGCTGACGGGCACCGAAATAAAATCCATTAGGGAGGGAAAAGTCAACCTGACCGATGCCTACTGTATTTTTCAGGACGGCGAGTTGCTCGTGCATCATTTGCACATTTCTCCTTATGAAAAAGGCACCTACGCCAATCATAATCCCACGCGTGACCGTAAACTGCTGCTGAAAAAGCGGGAACTGAAAAAGTTGCAGCTGAAACTGAAAGACCAGGGGCTGACGGTGGTACCGACGCGCATCTTTATCAATGAAAAAGGCTTGGCGAAAGTGGACGTGGCCCTCGCCAAAGGCAAGAAGCTCTACGACAAACGCGAAACCATCAAAGAGCGCGATCTTAAACGCGGTCATGACGAGTAG